The following DNA comes from Candidatus Aminicenantes bacterium.
AATGGGAAACCCCGGCTCCGCCTGAATTTTCGGGCGGTATCGGAGAAAAAGGGGAAAAACTGCTCAAGGAAATGGTCAAAAGCGGCAAAACCCTGATTTTCATGGACGATTCCTGCAATTACGCCATCAACAAGTTCAAGATGCCGGTGACCAATATCATGGAAGAGAACAGCAAGGTAACGTGCCCGGGCTCCTATCTGCGCGTGGACGTGAAGGAGTCGCCATTGACGGCAGGCATGGAAAAAACAGCCGCTGTTTTTTTCAGGTCCAGCCCGACCTTTGAAACATCGCCGCCCAGATCGGCCAACGAAAACCGCTCTACGCCGCTGGTCTTTCCCGAACGCGACCTGCTCCTGTCGGGTTGGCTGGAGGGCGAAAGCGAGCTGGTGCGCAAATCGCTGCTGGTCGATTTCCGCCAGGACAAGGGGCGGATCATCCTTATCGGCCCCGACCTCATCCACCGCACCCACAGTGAAGGCACTTACAAGATCATGTTCAACGCCCTGCTCGGCGCCGCCGAAGTGCAATAACCGAAAAATGGTCCGCTGCCGGTTCAGCCAGGGAGTTTTTCGCGACGTCCGCGACTGAGCACATCGCGTCTACGGCGATGATGGGTGATCGCCCGCCGGTGGACCTCATCGCGTATGTTTTGGAAAAGGAACTTGGCCGGCGAACCGGGAGCGAGGACCAAGGAAGATCCGTCTTCCATGAAAATCCGCTCTTCGCCCTTGGCCAGGGCCAGCAAATCGCTGCGCAGCCTCAACTTTTCCTTAACCTGGCGGGCCGCGGCCATTTGCGGCCGTCCGCCGTCGATCAGCAATAGGTCCGGTTGCTCCCGCCATGATTTCAATCGCTTCTCCGCTGCGTTGAAATCATCCGGCGGGTCAACCCTGTGGGGCTGATCTGTTTCGCTAGCGAAGCGCCGCGAAAGAACCTCCTTCAAGGCACCGGTATCGCCGCCGCCGGCACCGCGGATGAGGTAACTCCGGTAGGAGCGCTTTTCGGGTCGGCCGTTTTTAAAAACCACCCGGGCGCCGACACGATTCTTTTCACCCAGGTGGGAGATATCGTAACCTTCGATGAAAGCGGGAAAATTCCGCAGGCCCAGTTGCTGCCTGATCTTTTCCGCCAGCAAGCGATAATCGCTTTTCTGAATGAACAGGGCCAGGTTCTGCCAAGCCAGCTCCAGGATCCTTTTCTTGCGGCCCTGGCGGACGGTGCGGATGCGCACCCGGCGGCCGGCCTGGTCGGAGAACAGCTTTTCCAGCGCCTGCGCATGCCCCGGGAGCCTGGCAACGATGATTTCCCCGGGCAGCGGCCGGCGCTGGTAAAAATCGAGCAGGAAGCCCTTCAAAACCTCATCCTCGCCGCTGTCGATGGCCGGCAGGTTGAAATACTCGCTCTTGCGCACCTGGCCGCCCACAACGGCGAAATAGGCGAAAAACGCCTCGTCGCCCAGGCTGCTGGCGACCAGGATATCGCAATCGCCGCGGGCGCGGGTCGAAATGCAGGAGCGGGGCGAAAAACTTTCTATCAGCTCCAGGTCCTGCTTAATTTTCTGCGCATGCTCAAAATCCAGCGCCTCGGCATAGCGGCTCATCCGCTGCGCGAGCGCGACCGCGACCTTTCGTTTATGTCCCTTCAAAAAATCGACGGCATCCAGCACCTGCTGGCGGTAATGTCTTGGGTCGATCCTGCCGGCGCAGGGCGCCGAGCAGCGGTCGATATGGAAATACAGGCAGGGAACGCCTTTTTTAAAGGTGGAAGCGGCGCAGGAGCGGAGACGAAAAAGACGGGTGACGGTGTCGATCAGGTCCCTGGCCTTCTGGGAGCTGACCAGCGGGCCCAGTCCGTAGTTACCGGCAGCCACCCGGCGTGAAAAGTAGATCCCGGGAAAATTTTCATTCAGGGTGATCTCGATGAACGGGAAACTCTTGTCGTCCTTGAGCCGGATATTGAACGGGGGCTGATAGCTATGCACCAGGTTCGCTTCCAGCAGCAGGGCGTCGTCCTCGGCGGCGGTGACAACATAATCGATGTCGGCCGCCCGCTGCAGCAGGTTCTGCAAAAGGGGATTGTCCCTCTTTTGGAAATACTGGCCGACCCGTTTTTTCAGGTTGATCGCCTTGCCGATATAGAGGGTCTTTCCGGCCGCGGTCTTAAAAATATAGATCCCCGGTTTTTCGGGGAGGTCCTTTCTATTTTTCAGCACCTTTAGAGCCTTATAGCAAATTCTAACCCGGTAAAAACCGGATAAAAACCTTAGAAAATAAATTTTTTACATAAAAAGTTATGAAAAATTTATTTTAAGGTTTTAAAATTTGTTATCTTTTTAGAATAAATTTTGAATTTGCTATCTAAGGCTCTTATCCCCCCCTTGCGGGGGACTTTGCAGCTCTGCTGGTTTGGGCGGCTCTTTCTTGGCCGCCAGCCGGCGGTTGATCTTGGCGATCAGGCGCTGGGACTTTCTGGCGTACCTGGATTTGGCGTAATTGCCGACCAGGCGCTGGAAAAAAGAAAGCGCCGAATCCAGGTCCTCCATGGCCAGATAGGTTTTGCCGGTATAATAAAAAAGCTTGTCGTTCTTGGCGAAGTCGGGGTATTCGTCCATGACCTGCTTGAAGCGGGCGACGGCGCCGGGAAAAGACTTCATGACATAGTTGTAGTAGCCGATCTGGTAATAATGGCTGGCCAGGTTCTGGCGGCATTCATTTATTTTTTTCTTGGCTTCCTCGGCCTCAGCCGTGCCCGGGTACTGCTGGATGACGATTTCGAACGCCTTGATGGCGGAGAAGGTGCTGCTCTGATCGCGCTCCGGCTTTCTCATTTGCTTGTAGTAGCACATGCCGATCTGGTTCCTGGCGTACACGGCATCGGGAGAATACGGGAAGAGGCTGGCGTACTCCTGGTATTCGGCGGCGGCCATGACCAGCGACGCCGAATCGTTTTCCCTGAAGTAGGAATCGGCGATGCCCAGCTTGCCCTTGTTGGCGTAGGCCGAATCGGGGTACAATTGCATGATCTCCTTGAAAAGCAGGCGCGCTTTCTCGGGGTCCTTGCCGATGTATTTGACGGCATTCTCGTACATCATTTTGTCCGAACCTTTTTCGGATGGATCGACGTTGATGCTTTTCCTGGATCCGCAGCCCGCGGCAACCAGCACCGTCAGCAGCAGGGCCGGGACGAATAATTTTTTCATGTTTGACTCCATTGCAGCCGTTTTAGTAATTGGCCGATTTTTTTTTCTATGTTTTCAGCATGGTACAGATGCGTTCCAACCACGAACAGGTCGGCTCCCGCCTCCTTGAGCCGCGCGATGTTTTCCACGGTGATGCCGCCGTCCACCTGCAGCAGGCAGGGGCTTTGCCGGCGCAGCAGCTCCCGCTTCAGCTGGCGGACCCGCTCCAGGGTGGCGGCGATGAAAGTCTGGCCGCCTTTGCCGGGGAAAACGCTCATCAAGAGAACATAATCGATCGTATGCAAAAAAGGGTGCACCCGCTCCAGGGGAGTGTCGGGATTGAGCACCAAACCGGCCCGGCAACCTCTCTTTTTGATCAACCCGATCAGGCCTTCGCAGTCGGCGTCGGTCTCCAGGTGAAAGGAAAGCCACTCGGCCCCGGCCTCGATGAAACGCGGGACCATCCTGGCCGGATTGCTGACCATCAGGTGGGCATCCAGGCGGAAAGGGAATTTGTCCTTGAGGGCCCGAGCCAGCGTCGGCCCGAAGGAGATGGTGTCGACGAAATGCCCATCCATGATATCCAGGTGGATGAAATCGATGCCTTGGGCGACAAACGCGTTCAACTTGGCGTGCAGATCGAAAAAGTTCGTGGATAAGATGGACGGAAAAACGGGGTTCATTTGCTGACCTGAATGCCGATCAAGTTCTTGGCGCTGATTTCAAAGCCGGGTGATGGGAATTGCTTGAGAATGATCCCCGGCTTCAATCCGAAATAGGTGACTTCCTCGATTTTCGAGATCTTCAAGCCCTGGGTCTCGAAAAAAACGAGCACCCGATCCGCCGGTTTGCCGATCAGGTCGGGCATGATGAACGAAAGGCTCTCGGCGCCCTTGGAGACCAGCACGTCGATGGCGGAACCCTCCGCCATCCGGCTGGACGCCGGCAGCGACTGGCCGATCACGCAGTCCAACGGCACGTCGAAGCTGGAAATATAAGCGGTGTGCCCTTTTTTCAGCTTGCTGTTTTTGAGCAGGGCGTCGCACTCCTTCTGGTTCTTGGCGATCAGGTCGGGAACGACCGTCTGGCCGACCTCGGAAGCGACGAAAATCTTCAGCACCGATTTTTCCTTGACGCCGGAATCGGGTGCCGGGAACTGGTTGACCACGGTGTTGGGCAGGTAGGCCGAGCCGAAATCGCCGACGACCTTCTTGAGGATGATGCCTTTTTTCGCGGCGATGGTGTAGGCCTCGGCCAGCGTTTTGCCGATCAGGTCGGGAGCGTTGATTTCATCGCCCTTGACCAGCAGGCTGACGGTGAAATACACCGAGAGGGAAAAAACCGCGAAATATGAGCAGACGATCCCCGCGATTTTCCCGATCAGCACCACTTTCTTGTTCATCAGGCACTAAATTTAGCATATCGAGGCCCGAATTGCAATCCGGGCTGCAGGACCGTAGTCAGCGCGGGCGTTGGCGCAGCAGCCTTTCCACTTTGGAATAGACACAGCCGCAGTAATCCTGGTGCTTGACCCCGAGTTCCTTCCCCTGCCGGCGGCTGATGAGAAAGCCATTCTTCTTTTTGAAGTCTTCGCCGATAAAGGCGACGCCGGTCGCTTCGGCCAGGACATATCCCTGCTCGTTGATCTGCGCCGTCCGCTTGGAAGGACTGATCGACAGCGTCGAGGCCACGGCGTCAAAACCGTGCTCGCGGGCATGTTGAAAAGCCTTTTCCAGCCGGAAGCGGAAACACAGCGGACAGCGCGCCCCGCGCTCGGCTTCCCGTTCCAAGCCGCGGATGGCGGCAAACCAGCCGCGCGGCTCATAGGGAAAGTAGGTCACCGCCCAGGCGAACCGCTCGGCAAGCTTGACCAGTTCCAGGCGGCGGAACTCGAATTCCCCGAACGGCTGGATATTGGGATTGTAAAAAAAACCGCTGACCTCGAATTCCATCTGCAGCTTCTGCCAGACATAGATGGCGCAGGGGCCGCAGCAAATGTGCAGCAGGAGTTTCTTTTTCACCAGCCGTGTACCCTCTTCACTTCGTGCATCAGGATGCAGGCGCTGACGGCGACATTGAGCGAATCGATACGCGCCGCCTGCTCCAGGCGGATGAGCGGAAAGCGCGCCAGCAAGCTCCGCGCCAGCCCCTGTCCCTCGTTGCCGAAGAGCACCAGGCAGGGAAACTCCATGTTGGCGACGGCGAGCGGCCTGCCGCTGGCGTGCGATCCGGTCAGATAGATATGAACCTTCCGGGCCTGGGCCTCGGCCAGCAGTTCCTCGAGGCTGGGAAAAACCTGGAAGGGAACGTCGAGCAGAGCCGTTTGGGCGGCACGGACCACCTTGGGGTGGTTGGCGCGCACGCAGGCCCCGGCCATAACCAGGGCGGAGACGTTGAAAGCGGCCGCGCAGCGGAACACCGCGCCCAGGTTGGCCGGATCCTGGAGCGAATCGAAAGCAAAGACGATTTTCTGCTTTTGGAGATTGATCTCCCAGGCTGGCATCGCCAACACGGCGATGATCTCCGGTGGGGTTTTCAGTTCCGAGATTTTTTCCAGCACCGGGCGGCTGACCCGCCATTGCTCAACCACCGTTGCCGAAATTTCCGGCAGCCGTTTTTCCATCTCGGAGCTGTACACGAGCGTGCTCACGGTAAGCGGGCGCGCCAGGATGTCCCCGACCAGTTTTTCACCCTCGAAAAAAACAAGCTTTTCCCTGTTCTTCAGCAGCGCCTGCAGGCGCGGGTTGCTGCGCGAGGTTATTTCAATTTTCATTTTTGAAGCGGACGGCGGTCCGGCTCAAATTGGCCGTCCATTTCCGCTCGGGATCCAAGAGCTTGTATATCCGCGCGAAGCGCTCCTGCCCCTGGCGCGAGTAATCGATGGCCAATTCCAGGCTGTTTCCCGCGTCGGTCAGCCGCTCGCCGGCAAGCAGGTAGTCGCCCAGGTCCCCGCGGTGTTCGGCGGCCTCTGGCCAAAGGAAGCGCCATTCGATGAATTGCAGGTCCCGGTACAGCGACTTGTCGTCCAATACAAACCGGGCTTTGTCGAAGCACAGGTCCGTTTGCCCGTTGTTCAAGCAGGCCGCGATCTCCGCTTCGCCCATTTCACCGGCCACGAAAACCTCGACCAGCTCGGCAAAACCCTGGGCCCCGACCGGAAGCGGCGGCAGGGACGCCATCTTGATGCGCGGATGAAAACCTTCGCTGTACTTGAATAAAAGCCCGGACTTGCGCAGTAGCCTTTCGATGTATTGCATCAGGGCCAAGTGCGACAGGTAGCGCAGGTCGCCGGTCTTCTGATACTGGATGCGCAAGCGGCGGTAGCGGGCCGGGGTCGGAGGCGGGGGCGAAACCGGGACCAGCGGAGCCGGCGCCACTGCCGGGAATGTTTTTTTGGCGAATGAGCATCCGGCGCAGGCAGCGCAATCTTGCTGCGAGCATTCCGCCGTTTCCTGGGCCGACAGGGCGCGGCCGTACTCCGCGGCCAGGTAATCGCGGCTGAAATTCAACTGGATAAAATCCCAGGGAAGAACCGTCGTCGGCGTCAAGGCGGCAAGGAAATCGGTTCCCGCTTCGCCGCGGATCCATTTTTCCCAGACCGGAAAATGGAAATGGGCATCCCAAGCGGTGAAGGCTTCCCCTGCCCGGAAGACTTCCAGCAAAAGCTCGCCCACCCGGGCGTCGCCGCGTGCCAGGATGGTCTCGACGATGCCGAGCTGGGGAGAATGGAAATCAAGGTTCAGGTTTTTGTAGCGTTTCAGGCGGTTTTTCAGGTAGGCCACTTTTTCTTCCAATGTGCCGACATCCTCGCGGCCGGCCCATTGCAGCGGCGTATGCGGCTTGGGCACGAAGGAGGAGAAAGAGACGTGGATGGTGACCGTGGCCCGGCGCGAGCGGGCCTGAGCCAGGATTTTCTCGAGCAGCGCCGCGATGGCCTCGATGTCGTCCATGCCTTCGCCCGGCAAGCCGAGCATGAAATACATCTTCACTTTCTGCCAGCGGTGTTGCCAGGCGAAATCGAGGGCCTGGAAGATCTCCCCGTCGGTGACATGCTTGTTGAGCACGCGGCGCAGACGCTCGCTGCCCGCTTCCGGGACGATCGTCAGTCCGGTCTTGCGGAACCTGGCCAGCGTGGCCAGCAGCTCCTCGGTCAGGGTCGATGGCCGCAGCGAAGGAATGGAAAAGGATATGTCGGGCCGGATGAGGGCAGGGATCCGTCCCAGCAATTCCCGCAGATAGGGATAATCGCCCGAACTGAGCGATGAGAGCGAAAAAGATTCAAAACCGGTTTGGGACAGGGCCTTGCCGATGAAATCGACGGTCGGCTCGAGGTTTCGAGCCCGGAATGGGGCATAATAAGACTTGGCCTGGCAGAAACGGCAGTTCTGCGGGCAGCCGCGGGCGATCTCGACGTTCAGCCGGTTGAACACCACCTCGCAGATGGGGACGATCTCATGGGTCTCCGCCGGCAGGCGGTTCAAATCCGGGCAGATCCGTTTCACGATTTTTCGGCCACCGAGGTCGGGAACGAGAAAACAGCCGACTTGTTTCAATGGCACCAAGCTGGGCACATAGATCCCTTGCAGCGCGGCCAGGGACTGCAGCACCTGCTGACGCCGCAGCTTGTTTTCCCTGGCTTTTTTCAGCACGGCGATCAAATCCGGGAAAAGGGCTTCGCCGTCCCCGAAAGCGAAAAGATCAATGATCGCGCGCAATGGCTCCGGATTGGCCACCGCGATCCCGCCCGCCGCCACCAACGGCGCCCCCTCCTGCCGCTGCGCCGCGAGCAGGGGCAAACCGCTCAGGGCGAGCACGTGCAGCACATTGGTGAAATTGAGTTCGCTGGCCAGCGAAAAGCCGATCAGGTCGAAATCCTTGAGCGCGATCCTGTTTTCCAGCGAAAACAGCGAAACACCGCTCTCTTTGAAAACGGCCAGATTTTCCGGCTCGGGCAGAAAGGCCCTCTCGGCGTGAACGCCGTCCATGTTGTTGAGCAGATGGTACAGGATCTTCAGGCCCGAATGGCTCATGCCGATGGCATAGGTATCGGGGAAAACCAGGCAGATATTTATGTTGCTCCTGGCGAAGCCATCGCGGCAGGAATTGATTTCCCGCCCGATATAGGCCTGCGGGTTCTGAAGATGGGCAAGCAGCTCCTGGGCGTTCATGTCAGATAATTGTTTATTTTGATGCGGAAAATGATCGCTTCGCCGAGGTAAAAAGAAAGCAATGACGAACCGCCGTACGAGACAAAGGGCAGAGAGATCCCCAGGACCGGGAACAGGCCAATGGCCATGGCCACGTTGATCAGGAACTGAAAAAGGATCAAGCCGTTGAAGAGATATATGAAATAGAATTCCTCATCGCTTTGAAAATTAAACCTGAATTGCCGGTAAAAAACGAGGAAGAAAATGAAAAGCAGGACGGCGATGCTGATGAACCCCAGTTCCTCGCCAATGACCGAGATGATGAAATCGGTATGGCGGGCCGGCAAAAACTGATACTGGGATTGCGATCCCTTCAAGTAGCCCTTCCCGCTCAAGCCGCCCGAACCGATGGCGATCTTGGACTGGATGATCTGATAGCCGATGGACGTCTTGTACTTCGATGGATTCAAGAAAGAGACGATGCGGTTGCGCTGGTAGTTCTTCAGCACGGAATTCCAACCGACCGCCCCGCACAGCAAAGCCAGGATGAGCGACGTGATCAAGATCATCGGCCTGATTTTCTTCAGCAGGATGGTGATCGGGATCAAGGAACAGAGGATGAAGGAAACGCCCAGGTCGGGTTGCAACACGATCAGAAAAACCGGACCGGCCACGAGCAGGATCAGCAGGATGAACGTCTTCCAGTTGATATCCTGAAAGCGGACCAGGGTTTTGGCCAGGAAAAGAGCCAGGGGAATCTTGACGAACTCCGAAAACTGCATGCCGACCACGCCCAAGCGGAACCAGCTTTTTGTCCCGGCCGATATGCGGCCGGCAACGATCTGCAGGGCCAGGATGGCCAGAAGCCCGAGGTAGGCGGTGAGGGCATGGCGGAAGACGAAATCGATCTTCAGCGCAAAGACGACAAAAAAACCGGCCAGGGAAACGAACAGCCAGACGATCTGCTTGAGATAGTTGCTTTCCTTCAGGGGAAAGCCGGCGCTGAAAATCAGCACGATCCCGATCAGCGAGAGCAGCAGCAGCAGGACAAAAGTCCCCTTGTCGAAATATTTAAAGTAGTCCTTCATCGGCAAAATATTTTTGGTAAATCCGCGCCGCCAGCGGGGCGGCGATCGCGCCGGCATCGCCACCGTTCTCGATCAATACCACCATGGCCAGGCGGGGATTGTCCTTGGGCGCGAACGAGACGAACCAGGAATTGGGCATGAATCTTTTTTCCTTGGTCAGCATGTCGTAGTTCGGGTTCTCCTTGGCGATGATCTGCGAGGTGCCGGTCTTGCCGCAAATATCCAGGCCGGCGATCGCCGCCGCGCGGGCCGTCCCGCCCTCGTTGACCACGCGGAACAACCCCTCGACGACCAGTTGAAAATTTTCAGCGGCGATGGGCACCTGGGTGAATTCGGGCTTGAACTCGACGATCGTCTTCCCTTCCTTTTCGATCCTCTGCAGCAAGTGCAGGCGGGGTATCCGGCCGCGCAGGGCCACGGTGGCGATCATCTTGAGCAGTTGCACCGGAGTCACGTTCAGGCTGCCATGGCCGATGGCCACCGAAATCGTCTCGCCGGGAAACCAGCGCTGCTTCATGGTCTGCATTTTCCAGGCGCTGTCGGGCACCAGCCCCGTGTTCTCGCTGGGCATGTCGATGCCGCTCCGCTCCCCCAGCCCCATCATCCGCGCGTAACGGGCGATCGTGTCAATATCCAGGCGCTTGCCCAGATTGTAGAAAAAAATGTTGCAGGAGTTCTGCAGGGCGGAAACGATGTTCATGGTGCCGTGCCCGTACAGGTTCCAGCAATGGAATTCACGGCCGTAGAAATCCTGGCTGCCGGAACAATGCACCACCGTGGTTGGGCTGACGATCTTCTCCTGCAGCCCGGTCAGCGCCATGATGATCTTGAACACCGACCCCGGCGAATAGATCCCCTGCAAAAACTTGTTCTGCAAAGGCTTCTGCGGATCGTTGCTCAAGGCCAGCCATTGCTCCAAGGCCATTTCCTGCGAAAAAATTTCGGGGTTGAAGTCGGGCTTGCTGACCATGGCCAGGATGCCCCCATTGCGCAGGTCCACGACCCCGACGGCCCCGCTGGTATCGACGAACAACCCTTCGATGAACTTCTGCAAGTCGAGGTCCAGGGTCAACACCACGGTGGCCCCGATCACCGGTTTGATCTCGGACTCGACTTTTTGAATTTTTTCCAGGTTGTCCTTGATGACGATCTGGTTACCCTTCGTCCCCCTTAAAAACGGCTCGTACTGCTTCTCGATGCCGCTGCGGCCGACGAAGTCGCCCAGGGCATACTCCTTGCCCTCCTTGACGCCCAGTTCCGCTTCGGTTATCTCGGAGATGTAGCCCAGCACGTTCGCCGCGCAATTTTCGAACGGGTAGGTTCGCGTGGGTTCGACCCCGATCACGAATTCGGGGAATTCCTCCTGCCGGCTTTCGATGAAAATCACGGTGCCCCGGGGCAGGTTGGTTTTGATGGGGATGCGGTAGAATTGGGGGTATTTCTTGTATTTGGCGATGGTGGCGCGGATGACGATGGGATTTTTGCCGGAAAAAAAAGTGGCCAGGCGCAGGGTCTTTTCCATGTCGGTCACGTTCTCACGGACCAGATAGAGGGTGAAATTGATCTTGTTTTCAGACAACGCCACCCGCCGATGGTCCACGATCAGCCCGCGCGGAGCCGGGAGATCGATCGAGCGGGTGATGTTTTTTATGGCCAGGCGGCGGTAGTATTCATTGTTGACGATTTGAATGTTCCAGAAAGCGGCGATAATTCCCAGGAAAACAACGATCAAAAAAACGGCCGAGACCAAGCCCGACTTCTTGATGGTGGCGGGGGACAGCTTCCTTTTGCTAGGATACATCAAGGAGCGACTTGACTTTTTTAAGTCCCAGGATGACCGTGCCGATGAAGGCGGTGGCCAACGGCTGATAGATCAACAAGCTGGTTGTGGTCGTGTACTTGAAAATGAGGGCATAAAAAACATAGGCCACCACGTTCGACAGAAACAGGGAAAGCAAAATAAGCAGGAAAACAAATATGTTCTTTTTCAAATCCAGAAAGCGGGCGATCGTGTTCAGCAAATAAGCGGCCAGAGTGCGGGAAAATGAAAAAACCCCCATGATGCCGCCGGAAAGATAATCGGAGCACAAGCCGATCAACGAAGCGCTGATCACGCTTTTCATGAACCCCGATTTGGTGGCGATGTAAAAGACAACCAGATAGAGCAGATCGACATTGAGCCGCAATGACCGATAATATTTGGCGATGACCACTTGGCCGACCAGCATCAGCACAAAAAACGCGTAGCGAAAACGGTTATTCATGGGCCAACACAACCAGCTTCTTCAGCGGCTTATCGACAAAATACGGCCGGACCACGATCTTCTGAGCCAGGTAGTCCGACTCAATCTGGGTCACCTTCCCGAGCGGCAGGTAATTGGGATAAATCAGATCGGTGCCGGAGGTGACCACCTGGGCACCCAGCCGCACGGGTTTGCCGGCCAGCAAATAGTGAAAGCGGCAGTCCGGGCCATCGCTGCCCTTGATCAGACCTTCCAGCATATTGTCCTCGATGTAGGCACCGGCTCCGCCGATGGAACTGGTAATCAGGCGTACCGCGGCCGAGAACGCCGTGAGCGGCTCGACGATCTTGCCGACCAATTCGGCATCGCCGTTCAACACCACGTCGTTTTCGGCAAGGCCGGCGTGCAAGCCTTTGTCGATCATGAGCGAGCTGTAGGGGAAATTGACGTCGACCGCGATCACGGTGGCGGTGATAAAATGAGCGAATTTCCCCTGCAGCCCCTTGGGCAGGTTCAGCTCGCGGATCTGTTTTTTCAAAGCGTAGTTTTCGATTTTCAAATCGATCTGCTGCTTTTTCAGGAGCTGGTATTTCTTGTAAGCGTTTCGCAAAAACAGATAGCGGTACAACTCGGAGGAGACGAAATCGGACGACTTCTGGATCGTAAGCTGCAACGGTGTGATCATGTTGGCGATGATGGTTTGCAGCAGCGAATGTTTGTTTTTCAGGACGATCTGCGAAGAAATCAGGATCAGATTGACAAACAGGATGATGACCAGAACCAGCGATTTTTTTTCGGCGCTGAGTTCGTTTCTGTCCGGATTATAGGGCATTGCCGATTTTTTCCAGCAGCGGCAAATTCTCCAGAACTTTGCCGGCCCCCAGGACCACGGACGAGAGCGGGTCATCGGCAATAAAAATCGGCAGCAGCGTCTCCTCCCGGAACCGTTTGTCGAGGTTCTTGAGCAAGGCTCCGCCGCCGCAGAGAACGATGCCGCGATCGACGATATCGGCCGAAAGTTCGGGCGGGGTCCGTTCCAGGGTGTTCTTGACGACTTCAATCAGCGCCTGCACCACCCCTTCCAGGGCTTCACGGACCTCGCTGTCATTGATGCTCAGGGTTTTGGGAATGCCCTGCGCCAGATCCCGGCCCTTGATTTCCATTTCCAGGGGTTCATCCAGCGGGTAGGCCGAGCCGATCTTGATCTTGATCTGTTCGGCGGTCCGTTCGCCGATCAGCATGTTGTATTTCTTCTTGATGTACTGGATGATCGCTTCGTCCATTTCATTGCTGGCGATGCGGATCGACTTGGCGACGACGATGCCGGAAAGGGAAATGACGGCGACGTCGGTGGTGCCGCCGCCGATGTCGACGACCATGTTGCCGCCGGGCTCGGTGATGGGCAGGTCGGCGCCGATGGCGGCGGCCATGGCCTGTTCGATC
Coding sequences within:
- a CDS encoding rod shape-determining protein MreC, with the translated sequence MPYNPDRNELSAEKKSLVLVIILFVNLILISSQIVLKNKHSLLQTIIANMITPLQLTIQKSSDFVSSELYRYLFLRNAYKKYQLLKKQQIDLKIENYALKKQIRELNLPKGLQGKFAHFITATVIAVDVNFPYSSLMIDKGLHAGLAENDVVLNGDAELVGKIVEPLTAFSAAVRLITSSIGGAGAYIEDNMLEGLIKGSDGPDCRFHYLLAGKPVRLGAQVVTSGTDLIYPNYLPLGKVTQIESDYLAQKIVVRPYFVDKPLKKLVVLAHE
- a CDS encoding rod shape-determining protein, coding for MGIFTKLYNYFSADLAIDLGTANTLVYIKGKGIVLREPSMVMIDDKTGKIMAVGAEAKEMLGKTPANMHIIRPMKDGVIADFDTTEKMLQYFIKRTRTGNQFLKPRIVIGIPSEITQVERRAVRDAALRARANEVFLIEQAMAAAIGADLPITEPGGNMVVDIGGGTTDVAVISLSGIVVAKSIRIASNEMDEAIIQYIKKKYNMLIGERTAEQIKIKIGSAYPLDEPLEMEIKGRDLAQGIPKTLSINDSEVREALEGVVQALIEVVKNTLERTPPELSADIVDRGIVLCGGGALLKNLDKRFREETLLPIFIADDPLSSVVLGAGKVLENLPLLEKIGNAL
- the mreD gene encoding rod shape-determining protein MreD, with translation MNNRFRYAFFVLMLVGQVVIAKYYRSLRLNVDLLYLVVFYIATKSGFMKSVISASLIGLCSDYLSGGIMGVFSFSRTLAAYLLNTIARFLDLKKNIFVFLLILLSLFLSNVVAYVFYALIFKYTTTTSLLIYQPLATAFIGTVILGLKKVKSLLDVS
- a CDS encoding FtsW/RodA/SpoVE family cell cycle protein, which codes for MKDYFKYFDKGTFVLLLLLSLIGIVLIFSAGFPLKESNYLKQIVWLFVSLAGFFVVFALKIDFVFRHALTAYLGLLAILALQIVAGRISAGTKSWFRLGVVGMQFSEFVKIPLALFLAKTLVRFQDINWKTFILLILLVAGPVFLIVLQPDLGVSFILCSLIPITILLKKIRPMILITSLILALLCGAVGWNSVLKNYQRNRIVSFLNPSKYKTSIGYQIIQSKIAIGSGGLSGKGYLKGSQSQYQFLPARHTDFIISVIGEELGFISIAVLLFIFFLVFYRQFRFNFQSDEEFYFIYLFNGLILFQFLINVAMAIGLFPVLGISLPFVSYGGSSLLSFYLGEAIIFRIKINNYLT
- the mrdA gene encoding penicillin-binding protein 2; protein product: MYPSKRKLSPATIKKSGLVSAVFLIVVFLGIIAAFWNIQIVNNEYYRRLAIKNITRSIDLPAPRGLIVDHRRVALSENKINFTLYLVRENVTDMEKTLRLATFFSGKNPIVIRATIAKYKKYPQFYRIPIKTNLPRGTVIFIESRQEEFPEFVIGVEPTRTYPFENCAANVLGYISEITEAELGVKEGKEYALGDFVGRSGIEKQYEPFLRGTKGNQIVIKDNLEKIQKVESEIKPVIGATVVLTLDLDLQKFIEGLFVDTSGAVGVVDLRNGGILAMVSKPDFNPEIFSQEMALEQWLALSNDPQKPLQNKFLQGIYSPGSVFKIIMALTGLQEKIVSPTTVVHCSGSQDFYGREFHCWNLYGHGTMNIVSALQNSCNIFFYNLGKRLDIDTIARYARMMGLGERSGIDMPSENTGLVPDSAWKMQTMKQRWFPGETISVAIGHGSLNVTPVQLLKMIATVALRGRIPRLHLLQRIEKEGKTIVEFKPEFTQVPIAAENFQLVVEGLFRVVNEGGTARAAAIAGLDICGKTGTSQIIAKENPNYDMLTKEKRFMPNSWFVSFAPKDNPRLAMVVLIENGGDAGAIAAPLAARIYQKYFADEGLL